One window from the genome of Garra rufa chromosome 1, GarRuf1.0, whole genome shotgun sequence encodes:
- the trir gene encoding telomerase RNA component interacting RNase — translation MEKKQHKSEHKSDKHRRHHHHHHHHHHHHQSSSSSSSSGGESGGSSPAHGAPKAANAFANDGSFMELFKKKMEEEEKRKRETEEEEKTKSSAVAGQAAQDKKPLSVSSFVGKRRGGARLALKTGMVAKKQKLDSEVEAGKGDAWTKYMAEVKKYKAHQCGDDDKTRPLVK, via the exons ATGGAGAAAAAGCAGCATAAATCCGAGCATAAATCAGACAAACATCGCCGCCATCATCACcaccaccaccatcatcatcatcaccaccaGTCCTCCAGCTCCAGCTCCAGCAGCGGCGGGGAGTCCGGCGGCAGCAGCCCGGCTCACGGTGCGCCCAAAGCGGCCAACGCCTTCGCCAACGACGGCAGCTTCATGGAGCTGTTCAAGAAGAagatggaggaggaggagaagaggaAGAGAGAGACCGAGGAGGAGGAGAAGACGAAGAGCTCTGCTGTGGCAGGTCAAGCGGCTCAGGACAAGAAGCCGTTAAGCGTGAGCAGCTTT GTGGGCAAGCGGAGAGGAGGAGCACGACTGGCCCTCAAGACCGGGATGGTGGCCAAAAAACAGAAACTCGACTCCGAG GTGGAGGCTGGGAAAGGAGACGCCTGGACTAAATACATGGCAGAAGTAAAAAAGTATAAAGCGCATCAGTGTGGGGACGACGATAAGACCAGGCCGCTGGTCAAATAG